The DNA segment GGATTTCCAGGCTGTCCTCGTGGCCTTCGGTGCAGAGCAGGCCGACTTTGACGCCGGTGCGCTCGATCAGTGCGTTGAGGGCTACCGTGGTGCCGTTGATGCACAGGTCGCAGTTGGCAATGATGTCCGCCGGCGTGCGGCCGGTGGCGTCGGCGATCTGCGCGAGGCCGGCGCGGATGGCCAGGGTGCCGTCCTGCGGAGTGGAGGGCGCCTTGAACAGCTGCACGGAGCCGTCGCGGTTGGCCAGGATGAAGTCGGTGAAGGTGCCGCCGGCGTCGATGCCCAGGCGAAATTGGTTGCGCATGTCGAATCTCCGATCAGTACTGGGCGCGGGCAGCGCGGGTGGCGGTTTCGTCGAGGTGGCCTTTGGCGTCGAGGATCACGCCATATTCCAGGGCTGCGCCCTTGGGCGAGACCAGGCCGTTGCGCACGTCTTCCAGCACGGCGGCCACGGGGCGACGCAGCGGGTCGCCATAGCCGCCACCACCCGGGTTGATGTTGATGATCCGCTCGCCCGGATGGACGGTGAGCATGGGGTTCTGGATGTAGTGGGTTTCCTCGCCGTTGACCTGGCGGTGGATCAGCCGGCCGAGCTTTGGCTCGATCAACACGTTGCGCGCCCCAGCCGCGCCGGCTGTTGGCAGCTGCCGGCCTTCACCGAAGCCGACCATGGTCATGTCGTGGGCCAGGGGCTCGATCTCCAGGCGTGTGCCGGAGCCGCCGCGGAATTCGCCGGCGCCGCCGCTATCGGTCATCAGGCTGTAGCGGTGGATGACCACCGGGTACGCATGTTCGAGCAACTCTATGTCGCCGCTCATCAGTGCACCGAAGCAGCACAGCGGACCGCGGGAATGCCAGCCATCCATCACCTTGTTGGCGCCAGCGCCGGAAATGATCGAGGCCAGGACCATGGTCACGTACTCGCTGTTCTCGTTGCGCGGGTCGCGGCCGGCGATGTTGATGCCGCTGGTGTGACCCCAGGAGGCGGTGACGCGCTGCGGCGAGGCCTGCTCCAGGGCCAGGCGCACGGCGTCGGCCAGGGTTTCCATCGGTGTGGTGGTGCAGTTGACGTGGGGCGCCGGCTCCTGGGCGTTGCACAGGGTGCCGCGCGGGCCGACGTCGACACTGACGCAGCGGTACAACCCTTCGTTATAGGGCGGGGCGACCTGGGCGAACATCATCAGCCCGAGGTAGACGCCGGATACCGAGTTGCCCTCGTAGGAGTTGATGAAATAGGGCACCTGCGGCGGGCTTTCGATGCGCACGTGGGCCTGGTCGCCGCGGATTTCCACATGGGCGGTGATGGCCAGTTCACCCAGGCCGTGGCCAGAGTCTTCAAGCACGGCGGTGCCGCTGTAGTGGCCATCCGGGACGTCGCGCAGCAGGGCGCGCATGTGGCGGTCGGCCATGTTCTTCAGCTCGGCGATGCAGGCGCGAACCTGCTCGACGCCGTACTTGTCGAGCAGCTCCAGCAGGTGCCTTTCGCCGACGCTGCAGGCGCCGAACTGGGCGTTGAGGTCGCCCTCCTGGTAGGGGCGGGCGCGCATGTTGGTGAGCATCAGGTTGATCACGTCTTCACGGCGCTTGCCATTGGCCCACAGCTTGACCGGCGGGATGCGCAGGCCTTCGGCGTAGATTTCCTTGGCGTCCGGGTTGTAGCCGGCCGGTACGGGGCCGCCGATGTCGGTGAGGTGGCCCTTGCACACGGTCCAGAACACCAGCTCGCCCTTGTAGAACACCGGTTTGTACATGCAGCAGTCGAGGATGTGGCTGCCTTTGTAGGCGGGGTCGTTGTGGTAGATCACGTCGCCTTCGGCAATGTCGTCGCCGAAAAACTCGGCCACGCACTTCATAGCGGGAATCAGCGAGCCCAGGTGGATCGGGATGTCCTGGCCTTGCAGGATCATCTCCGGGAGATGGTCGAACAGGGAGTTGGAGTAATCGTGGGCAAGGTTGAAGACACTGGAACGGCCAGTCTTCTCCAGGGTCAGGGTCATTTCGCGCTGCGCTGTTTCCAGCGCGCCTCGCACGACCGCCAAGGTGATCGGATCTACTGTTTTCATGGGGCACCAACGCTTGTTTTTATGTTTCGGGTGAGGGCCGTCTGCGCGCGGCCCATGGGGTATACGCTACGGCTGGGGCGGGGTGGCTGGCTTGTCGCTGGGTGTACCCCTTGTTGCGTTTTGGCGCACTCGGGGAGGGGAATTACCGGGGCGCATTCCACGTAGGAGCAAGCTTGCTCGCGAAGGGGGCCTGCGCCTTCGCCAGCAAGCGGGCTCAGGTCGGGCGGCTAGAAGTAGTACCCGATGTTGCTGTAGAGCTGGTTTTCCCAGCGCTCGCTGCCGCCGGCGCCGAGGCTCTGGGTGTAGCTGCTGCCACCGATATATGGGTCGTTCTTGCCGTGCAGCCACTCCAGGGCGATCCACAGCGGGCCGAGGCTGAAGGAGCTGCCGGCGATGAAGCGCTGGGAGTCCTGGAAGGCGCTTTCATCCTTGTCGAACAGGCTGTAGTTGGCGTAGAGCTTGATGCCCGACAGCCAGCCGTATTGCCCGGCGATGTCGTAGCTGAGGTCGGCGAGGTACAGGTTGCCCTTGGCGGCGACGTTGAAGGTGCCGTCGAAGCTGCCGAAGCTCACCAGACGATCGTCGCCGGGGTTCTTCGGCGTCATCTGCTGCCTTGCCGCCTGGGCTTGAATGCCCCAGGGGCCGTGATTGCCGGAGAAATGCAGGGCGGCGGCATAGCGATGGCCGTCTCGGTCGGTGTCCTGGTTCTCCAGCGTCGAGGCGAGGCCCGAGAGGCCGACTTCCGATTTCCAGCCGCCGGCCTCGAACTGCCGCGCCAGGCGCCCGACGAGGATGTCCTTCTCGTGGTTGTCACTGCCGTCCACCACGTAATCATCTGCCGTTGCCACGCCGGTGCCGTAGGTTCGCCCGCCACGGCTGGTGCCCTTGCCCTGTTCGGCGGGGATCGGGTAATAGGCCGCCTGCAGGTCCCAGTCGCCGCTTTGCTGCAAGTAGTTGAAGCCGATGTCCTGGGTGTCTTCCAGGCCGATCACGTTGCCCAGGCTTTCGAAGAAGGTGCTGCCGAAGTAGGGCAGCAGGCCGAACGGAATGGGCGTCTGGCCCACCTGCAGTTGCTGCTCAGGGGAGAACTTGTAGCCAACCCAGGCGTACTCGGCGAAGGCGATGTCGCCTACTTTGTCGGTGTAGTCAAACGGGTAGGCATCGCCATAGAAACGGTACTTGGCGGCGGCGATCCAGGTGTCGGAGTGGTAGTCCGCAGTAAGAAAGAAGGTATCGAAGCTGAACTTGGAAAGGTCCCGGTCCGGGTCATAGTCCAGGCGCCCGCGGATGGCGCCGCCGAGGTCGAGGTTATCGGTGATTTCCACGGCGTAGACCGGCTGCGCGAGGCCGACGGCGAGCAGGGTTGCCAGAATCGAGTTAAGCCGAGTGTGTTGCAGGTTCATTGACCGCTCCGGTGTTCTTGTTGTGGATGGCGGAGAAAGGGGCCGCCCGGAGACGGCCGGGGGGGATCAGCCGAGATCGCCCTGGGGCTGGGCACGGCGGAACAGGACGGGCACTGCGAGGTAGCCGAGGAAGGCCACCAGGAAGGCCGCCGGGGCTGAGCTGGTGGCCAGGTCGGCATCGCCACTGGTGTGCAGGGCGATACCGACCGACGCCGAGACGAGCCAGGCGAACAGGCCGCGGGCGCGGAAGGCTGGCAGGCCGTCGAGGCGGTACTGCGCGGTGCGCGAGAAGAGGATGTGCGCCAGGGTGATGGCCACCCAGCCGACGATGAAGATGCTCTGGTAGGCCAGCGCCTGGAGGATGTAGCTGAACACGTCCAGCAGCATCAGCAGGTAGACCACCGCCCCCGTCAGCAGCGCCCACGCAACATAAGGCACGTGCGCCAGGCCCAGGTGGGCGAAGAAGGCTTGCATGTTGGTGGCGGCGAGGAAAAAGTTGCCAGTGTTGATGCGCGTCTGGCTGATCCAGACGAACAGCAGGCCGGCCAAGCCCATCAGCTTGATGATTGCCAGCACCACCGACACTTCGCTCAAGCCACCGTCAGTGGGGATGGTGGCAGCAAGGAAGATGCCCACCAGACCGTTGAGCAGGAAGGCGACGGCATAGAAAGGCATGCCGAAGTTGAAATGGGCGTGGTAGCGGCTGTCTTCCTGGCGCCCGAAGCGGGCGTAGTCCCAAGTGTACATCATCAGCACCCACACACCCATGAAGTAGGTGAAGCAGTTCCACCAGCCGTGCTCGACCGGCCCGCCTTCCGGCGCCATGGCCAGCCAGGCGGGCGAGTAGCCGTACTCGGCGATGGCCATCGCCACCGCTGCCACCAGGCCGATCAGGTAGAAGGGCAGCAGTACGCCGTTGAGCTTGTCGAGCCAGCGCATGGCGTTGCCGAAGATCAGTAACACGCTGTAGCAGACCACCAGCAGGAAGGCGCCATGCAAGCCAATAGCAGGGAGGTAGTGCTGCAGGGCCACTGCCATCACAGAGCCTTCGAAGACGCTGTAATAGATCGCCGTGGCGCTGAAAATCAGCGTGGCCAGCGCAGCGCCAGTCTTGCCGAACAGCACTTGGGAGAACTGCGCCACCGACAGCCCGGTGGCGATGGCGTGGCGGGTGATGACCGCATTGATCACGCCGTAGCTGACCACCGACAGCACCAGGCCGATGATGGCATTGACCGTACCGTAGCCCATGGCCAGGGCGGCGGCGACCACCAGGTAGAACATCGCACTGCAGATGCCCCACCAGGCCATTGTCAATGAGCCACGGCTGAGCCGCTGCGAGTCCGGCACTGCGCCTTGGGATTGTTCAGGGGATGAATCGTTGTTCGAGAGTGCACCAGCCATGACCGTACCTTTCTTGTTGTTGGAGTGAGAGGCTCCAAGACAGTAAGAAAAACGGGCCGGTGTGGATTTGCGTTTGGCGCATGAGTTTTTGCGCTTGGGTGTACAGGGCAGGCCGTCGGCCTACAGCGTGAATGAATTCAGTCCGACAAAGAGGGTATGGCGTTGTATCGGCTTTTCTGTGGGGGCGAATTCATTTGAACTTGGGAAACCACGTCCTTAAGGCGTGGTCTTGAGTCATCGGCTCTGCCTGTGACGATTGAAATGTGCCGACTAGCAGGATGAAGTCGGGATTTTCTGTAGGAGCGAGGCGTGGCGGTTGTCTTGTAGGAGCCAGCTTGCTGGCGAAAGCGGTGCCACATTCGCGAGCAAGAACTCGGCGTCCCCCTTGCTCCAACAAGTCCAGCGGTGAGCCAGGCGCAGATGCCATGCTCCCCCCCCTTCTCGGGGGCAAAAAGCAGGTCCACGTTCTACGAACGTGGATGTTTACTCGCAAAGGGCCGCGTAGCGGCCCCAAAACACGCCAATCAACGCGCCGTATTACCCAACCCACCCGCCCGCATGATCTCGGCAATGATTGGCACCGGGGTCATCAGGTGGGTGCGCATCATCTCGCTGGCGCGCGCGGCGTCGCGGGCGAGGATGGCTTCCACCAGCGCGGCGTGTTCCTGGCGCTTGCGCTCCAGGGCTTCTTCGGAGAACACCGTCTGGGTCAGCCAGAGGTGGCGGTAGCGTTCGGCCTGGTCGAACAGGTAACTGCGGGCCTGCAACAGGTGCTTGGAGTTGCAGCCCGATGCGATGGCGGTGTGGAACGCCTTGTGGCGCTGGTCCCAGACATCCAGGCGCTGCTCGCGGGTTTTCACTTCCATCACCTTGGCCAGGGTATGGGACTGGGCCAGGATCGACGCTTCCCAGGCGTCGTCGCCGCGCTCGATGGCCAGGCCGACGATCATTGCTTCCAGGTTCGCGCGGGCGTCGTAGATGTCCTTCATCTCTTCCACGGACATGGGTGCCACGCGGTAGCCCTTCTGGCTGATGGCGACCACCAGCTTCTCCGCCACCAATTGCGACAGGGCTTCACGCAGCGGGCCCACGCCCAGGTCGTAGCGTTCCTTCAGGGTGCTCATCAGCAGCTTTTCACCGGGCTTGAACACGCCACGGATGATGTCCTGCTTGAGCCACTCATACCCGCTGAAAGCCGAGTTCTGACGAGGGGCGAGTGCTTCCAAGGTGCTGTTCCTCACAACGTTTTGCGGATCATACCGAAACGTCTTTTCACCGAGAAACAATGGACAAACGTGCGTTTTATTTTCGTTTTTTAAAAATGTAGACATTTTTAGTTTGTGGCGATATTTTCCACTCGCCCACCTGATCCGGGCGCTGCCTACCACTTCTTTGCCAGGAAACCGCCATGAACGCCTTTACGAAGATCGAGGACCTTGTGATGCCGATGCCGCTGGAGACCCGGGGGTTCACCGTCACACCC comes from the Pseudomonas sp. TCU-HL1 genome and includes:
- a CDS encoding hydantoinase B/oxoprolinase family protein — protein: MKTVDPITLAVVRGALETAQREMTLTLEKTGRSSVFNLAHDYSNSLFDHLPEMILQGQDIPIHLGSLIPAMKCVAEFFGDDIAEGDVIYHNDPAYKGSHILDCCMYKPVFYKGELVFWTVCKGHLTDIGGPVPAGYNPDAKEIYAEGLRIPPVKLWANGKRREDVINLMLTNMRARPYQEGDLNAQFGACSVGERHLLELLDKYGVEQVRACIAELKNMADRHMRALLRDVPDGHYSGTAVLEDSGHGLGELAITAHVEIRGDQAHVRIESPPQVPYFINSYEGNSVSGVYLGLMMFAQVAPPYNEGLYRCVSVDVGPRGTLCNAQEPAPHVNCTTTPMETLADAVRLALEQASPQRVTASWGHTSGINIAGRDPRNENSEYVTMVLASIISGAGANKVMDGWHSRGPLCCFGALMSGDIELLEHAYPVVIHRYSLMTDSGGAGEFRGGSGTRLEIEPLAHDMTMVGFGEGRQLPTAGAAGARNVLIEPKLGRLIHRQVNGEETHYIQNPMLTVHPGERIININPGGGGYGDPLRRPVAAVLEDVRNGLVSPKGAALEYGVILDAKGHLDETATRAARAQY
- a CDS encoding porin, with amino-acid sequence MNLQHTRLNSILATLLAVGLAQPVYAVEITDNLDLGGAIRGRLDYDPDRDLSKFSFDTFFLTADYHSDTWIAAAKYRFYGDAYPFDYTDKVGDIAFAEYAWVGYKFSPEQQLQVGQTPIPFGLLPYFGSTFFESLGNVIGLEDTQDIGFNYLQQSGDWDLQAAYYPIPAEQGKGTSRGGRTYGTGVATADDYVVDGSDNHEKDILVGRLARQFEAGGWKSEVGLSGLASTLENQDTDRDGHRYAAALHFSGNHGPWGIQAQAARQQMTPKNPGDDRLVSFGSFDGTFNVAAKGNLYLADLSYDIAGQYGWLSGIKLYANYSLFDKDESAFQDSQRFIAGSSFSLGPLWIALEWLHGKNDPYIGGSSYTQSLGAGGSERWENQLYSNIGYYF
- a CDS encoding purine-cytosine permease family protein; protein product: MAGALSNNDSSPEQSQGAVPDSQRLSRGSLTMAWWGICSAMFYLVVAAALAMGYGTVNAIIGLVLSVVSYGVINAVITRHAIATGLSVAQFSQVLFGKTGAALATLIFSATAIYYSVFEGSVMAVALQHYLPAIGLHGAFLLVVCYSVLLIFGNAMRWLDKLNGVLLPFYLIGLVAAVAMAIAEYGYSPAWLAMAPEGGPVEHGWWNCFTYFMGVWVLMMYTWDYARFGRQEDSRYHAHFNFGMPFYAVAFLLNGLVGIFLAATIPTDGGLSEVSVVLAIIKLMGLAGLLFVWISQTRINTGNFFLAATNMQAFFAHLGLAHVPYVAWALLTGAVVYLLMLLDVFSYILQALAYQSIFIVGWVAITLAHILFSRTAQYRLDGLPAFRARGLFAWLVSASVGIALHTSGDADLATSSAPAAFLVAFLGYLAVPVLFRRAQPQGDLG
- the csiR gene encoding DNA-binding transcriptional regulator CsiR yields the protein MEALAPRQNSAFSGYEWLKQDIIRGVFKPGEKLLMSTLKERYDLGVGPLREALSQLVAEKLVVAISQKGYRVAPMSVEEMKDIYDARANLEAMIVGLAIERGDDAWEASILAQSHTLAKVMEVKTREQRLDVWDQRHKAFHTAIASGCNSKHLLQARSYLFDQAERYRHLWLTQTVFSEEALERKRQEHAALVEAILARDAARASEMMRTHLMTPVPIIAEIMRAGGLGNTAR